Proteins from a single region of Stutzerimonas stutzeri:
- a CDS encoding sugar O-acetyltransferase, producing MAMSEKQKMLAGELYYPGDPEILADQAAAKAWMVRYNAALAASPDERRALLAERLASVGAGAVIRPPFHCDYGYNIHLGEGAFLNFNCVILDVVEVHIGAGAQIGPAVQLYTADHPRDPEARRTGVEFGRPIHIGRNVWVGGGAIILPGVTVGDDAVIGAGSVVTRDVPAGATVVGNPARLR from the coding sequence ATGGCGATGAGCGAGAAACAGAAGATGCTGGCCGGCGAGCTTTACTACCCCGGTGACCCGGAGATCCTTGCCGACCAGGCCGCGGCCAAGGCCTGGATGGTGCGCTACAACGCAGCGCTGGCCGCCTCGCCGGACGAGCGCCGGGCGCTGCTGGCCGAGCGGCTGGCCTCGGTCGGTGCCGGTGCGGTGATCCGCCCGCCGTTCCACTGCGACTACGGCTACAACATCCACCTGGGCGAAGGCGCCTTTCTCAATTTCAACTGCGTGATTCTCGATGTGGTCGAGGTGCATATCGGCGCCGGTGCGCAGATCGGTCCGGCGGTGCAGCTCTACACCGCCGATCACCCGCGTGACCCCGAGGCGCGCCGCACGGGCGTGGAGTTCGGCCGGCCGATCCATATCGGTCGAAACGTCTGGGTTGGCGGCGGGGCGATCATCCTCCCGGGTGTGACGGTCGGTGACGACGCGGTGATCGGCGCCGGCAGCGTGGTCACCCGTGACGTGCCGGCTGGTGCCACGGTGGTCGGCAACCCGGCGCGGCTGCGCTGA